The following are encoded together in the Kineosporiaceae bacterium genome:
- a CDS encoding glycoside hydrolase family 13 protein gives MEHWLDEPHHDPSLGGADASTPRLGDAVPVRVWVPHAHRARQVVLRVLCDAEPLVTPARIDREDDTGTWWSAEVAVRNPVASYRFLLDGADGSYAWLNGSGRHGHDVTDAEDFRLVAETPGPSWAADSVVYQVFPDRFARSSASLADGPDAAARRPGLPEWAVPVGWDEPVAHHGPLTGRQFYGGDLWGLAEHLDHISSLGADVLSLTPFFQAGSTHRYDATTFDRVDPLLGGEAALRALIAAAHARGLRVLGDLTTNHTGSGHEWFTAAQADAGSVEAGFYRFTEHPHGYASWLTVPSLPKLDHASPELRRRLITDPDSVVARWLRPPVDLDGWRIDVANMTGRLGVDDRAHEVARAVRAAMAAVDADDGRQRWLLAEHGHDAGGDLAARGWHGTMNYSTFTRPLWSWLTVPGHGIGWLGMPLEVPSLSGRAMVATMRAFVSGMPWAALTRSVNSLDSHDTARFRTVVGGERTGAPTGSAAGRERHLVGLALQATLPGVPMVFAGDEFGLTGLTGEHSRTPMPWDRPDRTDAPTLDAYRFWLRLRRENVALRRGGLRWVRADDDSVTFLREHPDQRVLVHVDRGQGSASGRRSPRPVHLPRAGLGLVSGDRLQTLAGADAACEDEHTVTLPSASGGGVAAHVYQLSPQ, from the coding sequence GTGGAGCACTGGCTGGACGAGCCTCATCACGATCCATCGCTCGGTGGTGCCGACGCATCGACGCCGAGGCTCGGCGACGCGGTGCCGGTGCGGGTCTGGGTGCCGCACGCGCACCGAGCCCGCCAGGTGGTGCTGCGGGTGCTGTGCGACGCCGAGCCGCTGGTGACCCCGGCCCGTATCGATCGCGAGGACGACACCGGTACCTGGTGGAGTGCCGAGGTGGCCGTGCGCAACCCCGTGGCCTCCTACCGGTTCCTGCTGGACGGCGCCGACGGGTCCTACGCCTGGCTCAACGGCTCCGGCAGGCACGGCCACGACGTCACCGACGCCGAGGACTTCCGGCTGGTGGCCGAGACCCCGGGTCCGTCGTGGGCCGCGGATTCCGTGGTGTACCAGGTGTTCCCGGACCGATTCGCCCGGTCGTCGGCATCCCTCGCCGACGGGCCGGACGCCGCGGCGCGCCGTCCGGGCCTGCCCGAGTGGGCGGTGCCGGTCGGCTGGGACGAACCGGTGGCCCACCACGGCCCGCTCACCGGCCGTCAGTTCTACGGGGGTGACCTGTGGGGACTGGCCGAGCACCTCGACCACATCAGCAGCCTCGGCGCGGACGTGCTCAGCCTGACCCCGTTCTTCCAGGCCGGCTCCACTCATCGCTACGACGCGACGACCTTCGACCGGGTCGATCCCCTGTTGGGCGGCGAGGCGGCCCTGAGAGCCCTGATCGCCGCCGCACACGCCCGCGGACTGCGGGTACTGGGCGATCTGACCACCAACCACACCGGCTCGGGCCACGAGTGGTTCACCGCGGCCCAGGCCGACGCCGGCTCGGTCGAGGCGGGGTTCTACCGGTTCACCGAGCACCCACACGGCTATGCCTCGTGGCTGACCGTGCCCAGCCTGCCCAAGCTCGACCACGCCTCGCCCGAACTGCGCCGTCGGTTGATCACGGATCCGGACTCGGTGGTGGCGCGCTGGTTGCGCCCGCCCGTCGACCTGGATGGCTGGCGGATCGACGTGGCCAACATGACCGGACGGCTCGGAGTCGACGACCGGGCTCACGAGGTGGCCCGGGCGGTCCGGGCGGCGATGGCCGCGGTGGACGCCGACGACGGCCGGCAGCGTTGGCTACTGGCCGAACACGGGCACGACGCGGGCGGCGACCTGGCCGCCCGCGGCTGGCACGGCACGATGAACTACTCCACCTTCACCCGCCCGCTGTGGTCGTGGCTGACCGTGCCGGGCCACGGCATCGGCTGGCTGGGCATGCCGTTGGAGGTGCCGTCGCTGTCGGGGCGGGCGATGGTGGCCACGATGCGTGCCTTCGTGTCGGGGATGCCGTGGGCGGCACTGACCCGTTCGGTGAACTCGCTCGACAGTCACGACACGGCGCGGTTCCGCACCGTGGTCGGCGGCGAGCGAACCGGGGCACCGACCGGCTCGGCCGCCGGTCGAGAGCGTCACCTGGTGGGCCTGGCGCTGCAGGCGACGCTGCCCGGCGTCCCGATGGTCTTTGCGGGCGATGAGTTCGGCCTGACGGGGCTGACCGGCGAACACAGCCGCACCCCCATGCCGTGGGACCGTCCCGATCGAACGGACGCCCCGACGCTGGACGCCTACCGATTCTGGCTGCGGCTGCGGCGCGAGAACGTGGCGCTGCGTCGTGGTGGGTTGCGCTGGGTCCGAGCCGACGACGACAGCGTCACCTTCCTGCGCGAGCACCCCGATCAGCGGGTGCTGGTGCATGTCGACCGTGGTCAGGGCAGCGCGAGCGGGCGCCGGAGCCCGCGCCCGGTGCACCTCCCCCGCGCCGGGCTGGGACTGGTCTCGGGTGATCGGCTGCAAACCCTTGCAGGAGCCGACGCGGCCTGTGAGGATGAGCACACGGTGACGCTGCCGAGCGCTTCTGGCGGCGGAGTCGCCGCGCACGTGTACCAGCTGTCACCGCAGTGA
- a CDS encoding AAA family ATPase, protein MCRLAGAAPGGVVITLHCARFANDFTAWHVGRWTCASDLSRLSRVNEAVIASLERAVAASPQDLVLRLHLAEQLVLAGRGQDAVGHCAAVLAADPTHAGARSVMARALGGGPDAAPQPPPLPAASSASDPAPPAEPPGSEPTGGPVSFDWAQAESQVGDLAPPMFVDETGAPPPDQNAWDVERSTVTLADVGGMQDVKERLELSFLAPLRNPEIRRMFTKSLRGGLLLYGPPGCGKTFIARALAGEMGAAFISVGLSDILDMWIGTSERNVHELFQLARSKAPVVLFLDEIDALGQKRSQTRNSAMRGTVNQLLSELDGVDSANEGVFVLAATNQPWDVDPALRRPGRFDRTLLVLPPDSLAREAILRSELARRPVEGIELKRIVARSEGYSGADLVHLVESAAEFAMMDAIRSGQVRMIQMRDLERAGDQIRPSTGPWFDLARNVVTFADADGSYADLRAYMKKTRRL, encoded by the coding sequence ATGTGCAGGCTCGCGGGCGCCGCACCGGGAGGCGTGGTCATCACGCTCCATTGTGCCCGCTTTGCAAACGATTTCACAGCGTGGCACGTGGGTCGGTGGACCTGCGCATCCGACCTGTCTAGGTTGTCCCGTGTGAACGAGGCAGTGATCGCGTCCCTGGAGCGGGCCGTGGCGGCATCTCCCCAGGACCTGGTGCTGCGGCTGCACCTGGCCGAGCAGCTGGTGCTGGCCGGTCGAGGGCAGGACGCCGTCGGGCACTGCGCCGCCGTGCTGGCCGCGGACCCGACCCATGCCGGCGCCCGATCGGTCATGGCGCGAGCGCTCGGGGGCGGTCCGGACGCCGCGCCCCAGCCGCCACCGCTGCCCGCGGCCTCATCGGCATCGGACCCGGCGCCCCCGGCCGAGCCGCCCGGCTCCGAGCCGACCGGCGGCCCGGTGAGCTTCGACTGGGCTCAGGCCGAATCGCAGGTCGGAGACCTGGCCCCGCCGATGTTCGTCGACGAGACGGGCGCGCCCCCGCCGGACCAGAACGCCTGGGACGTCGAACGCTCCACGGTCACTCTCGCCGATGTCGGCGGCATGCAGGACGTCAAGGAACGGCTGGAACTGTCGTTCCTCGCCCCACTGCGCAACCCCGAGATCCGCCGGATGTTCACCAAGAGCCTGCGCGGCGGCTTGTTGCTCTATGGCCCGCCCGGTTGCGGCAAGACCTTCATCGCCCGGGCGCTCGCGGGCGAGATGGGGGCGGCCTTCATCTCGGTCGGCCTGTCCGACATCCTCGACATGTGGATCGGCACCAGCGAGCGCAATGTGCACGAGCTGTTCCAGCTGGCGCGGTCCAAGGCGCCCGTGGTGCTGTTCCTCGACGAGATCGATGCGTTGGGCCAGAAGCGGAGTCAGACCCGCAACTCCGCGATGCGGGGCACCGTGAACCAGTTGCTCAGCGAGCTGGACGGCGTCGACTCGGCCAACGAGGGCGTGTTCGTCCTGGCGGCCACGAACCAGCCGTGGGACGTCGATCCGGCGCTGCGTCGTCCGGGGCGGTTCGACCGGACGCTGCTGGTGCTGCCGCCCGATTCCCTTGCGCGGGAGGCGATCTTGCGTTCGGAGCTGGCGCGCCGTCCGGTCGAGGGGATCGAGCTGAAGCGGATCGTGGCCCGCAGCGAGGGCTACTCCGGCGCCGATCTGGTGCACCTGGTGGAGTCGGCGGCCGAGTTCGCGATGATGGACGCCATCCGGTCAGGGCAGGTTCGCATGATCCAGATGCGTGACCTGGAGCGGGCCGGCGACCAGATCCGGCCCTCGACCGGCCCGTGGTTCGACCTGGCCCGCAACGTGGTCACCTTCGCCGACGCCGACGGCAGCTATGCCGATCTGCGGGCCTACATGAAGAAGACCAGGCGATTGTGA
- a CDS encoding GGDEF domain-containing protein has translation MAQSYPRARDVAAGPTSATDIDESLLHEQLTLERTRLFMTGQRIGALSAVLTPAYLAWLVSPEVPSRQLALWLICVALAAVISGGHAWAYLATPRSLPSVHSWLRRQVLFQVVIGTLWGSSARWITVSPQVFVDVSIVTAFAFSIGVIGRLHYRSAVVLFTVSLWLPPLVILMRDGGTEGRQLAFGLLLLAIALVAVLGEASRQLVGGLEDRLRAAALAERNHVLATRDGLTGLFNRREGMRRLADRADSGRAPDGAEEAAGVVLLIDIDHFKQINDTYGHPVGDVVLHAVAGRLQRAIRAEDHLARVGGEEFLAIVGEVDTGRVVAERMRRAVGSEPIRVGPHQVHVTVSLGLTRLRHGEDIEAVYARADVGLYRAKSEGRDRVIEMDAPPQGVATGE, from the coding sequence GTGGCGCAGTCGTACCCCAGGGCCAGGGACGTCGCGGCAGGGCCGACCTCGGCCACCGACATCGACGAGTCACTGCTGCACGAGCAGCTGACCCTCGAACGAACCCGGCTGTTCATGACGGGTCAACGCATCGGGGCGCTGTCGGCCGTGCTGACGCCGGCGTACCTGGCCTGGCTGGTGTCGCCGGAGGTGCCGTCGCGCCAGCTGGCCCTCTGGTTGATCTGCGTCGCGCTGGCCGCGGTGATCTCCGGTGGTCACGCCTGGGCCTACCTGGCCACGCCCCGTTCGTTGCCCAGTGTGCACAGCTGGTTGCGACGCCAGGTGCTGTTCCAGGTGGTGATCGGGACGTTGTGGGGCAGCAGCGCCCGGTGGATCACCGTCTCGCCGCAGGTCTTCGTCGACGTGTCGATCGTGACGGCCTTTGCGTTCTCGATCGGCGTCATCGGCCGGCTGCACTATCGCTCGGCCGTGGTGTTGTTCACGGTCAGTCTGTGGCTGCCGCCGCTGGTGATCCTGATGCGCGACGGCGGTACCGAGGGGCGGCAGCTGGCGTTCGGCCTGCTGCTGCTGGCCATCGCCCTGGTCGCCGTCCTGGGCGAGGCCTCACGGCAGTTGGTCGGCGGCCTGGAGGATCGACTGCGCGCCGCGGCGCTCGCGGAACGCAATCACGTCCTGGCTACGCGGGACGGCCTCACCGGCTTGTTCAACCGTCGCGAGGGCATGCGTCGGCTCGCCGACCGGGCCGACTCCGGGCGGGCCCCGGACGGCGCCGAGGAAGCTGCCGGCGTCGTCCTGCTGATCGACATCGATCACTTCAAGCAGATCAACGACACCTACGGCCACCCCGTGGGGGACGTCGTGCTGCATGCCGTGGCGGGTCGGTTGCAGCGTGCCATCCGCGCCGAGGATCACCTCGCCCGGGTGGGCGGCGAGGAGTTCCTGGCAATCGTGGGTGAGGTCGACACCGGCCGGGTGGTGGCCGAGCGCATGCGGCGAGCCGTCGGCTCGGAGCCGATACGGGTGGGTCCGCATCAGGTGCACGTCACCGTGTCCCTGGGCTTGACCCGGCTACGGCACGGCGAGGACATCGAGGCGGTCTACGCCCGGGCCGATGTCGGCCTGTACCGGGCCAAGAGCGAGGGACGCGACCGGGTCATCGAGATGGATGCCCCACCACAGGGCGTCGCCACAGGCGAGTGA
- the ugpC gene encoding sn-glycerol-3-phosphate ABC transporter ATP-binding protein UgpC: MASVTFDNATRVYPGATKPSVDALDLEIANEEFLVVVGPSGCGKSTALRMLAGLEDVNSGRILIGDRDVTQVPPKDRDIAMVFQSYALYPHMTVADNMGFALKIAGVPKDQIRTRVEEAARILDLTPYLERKPKALSGGQRQRVAMGRAIVRKPQVFLMDEPLSNLDAKLRVQTRTQIASLQRQLGVTTVYVTHDQTEAMTMGDRICVLKDGLLQQVGTPRELYDRPGNVFVAGFIGSPAMNLLELGTTDGGVKLGDTVFPVERAVLSKATGNKVTMGMRPEDLTIAEHGLAVQVDVVEELGADAYIYGHAIGADDLQVIARTDGRRPPMKGETVHFAPTPDHVHLFDVQTGERLRA; encoded by the coding sequence ATGGCATCCGTCACGTTCGACAACGCCACCCGGGTCTACCCCGGCGCCACCAAGCCCTCGGTCGACGCGCTCGACCTCGAGATCGCCAACGAGGAGTTCCTCGTCGTCGTCGGCCCCTCCGGCTGTGGCAAGTCCACCGCTCTGCGCATGCTCGCCGGCCTGGAGGACGTCAACTCGGGCCGGATCCTGATCGGTGACCGTGATGTCACCCAGGTGCCGCCGAAGGACCGCGACATCGCGATGGTGTTCCAGAGCTACGCGCTCTACCCGCACATGACCGTCGCCGACAACATGGGCTTCGCCCTGAAGATCGCCGGCGTCCCGAAGGACCAGATCCGCACCCGGGTCGAAGAGGCCGCCCGCATCCTCGACCTGACCCCCTACCTCGAGCGCAAGCCGAAGGCCCTCTCCGGTGGCCAGCGGCAGCGCGTGGCGATGGGCCGGGCGATCGTCCGCAAGCCGCAGGTGTTCCTCATGGACGAGCCGTTGTCGAACCTCGACGCCAAGCTGCGCGTGCAGACCCGCACCCAGATCGCCTCGCTGCAGCGCCAGCTGGGCGTCACCACGGTCTACGTCACCCACGACCAGACCGAGGCCATGACCATGGGCGACCGCATCTGCGTGCTCAAGGACGGTCTCCTGCAGCAGGTCGGCACCCCCCGCGAGCTGTACGACCGCCCGGGCAACGTCTTCGTCGCCGGCTTCATCGGCTCGCCCGCGATGAACCTGCTCGAGCTGGGCACCACGGACGGCGGGGTCAAGCTGGGCGACACCGTCTTCCCGGTGGAGCGCGCGGTGCTGTCGAAGGCCACCGGCAACAAGGTCACCATGGGCATGCGCCCGGAGGACCTGACCATCGCCGAGCACGGCCTGGCGGTGCAGGTCGACGTCGTCGAGGAGCTCGGCGCCGACGCCTACATCTACGGTCACGCCATCGGCGCCGATGACCTGCAGGTCATCGCCCGCACCGACGGACGTCGTCCCCCCATGAAGGGTGAGACGGTGCACTTCGCCCCGACACCCGACCACGTGCACCTGTTCGACGTTCAGACCGGCGAGCGGTTGCGCGCCTGA
- a CDS encoding tetratricopeptide repeat protein, whose amino-acid sequence MTADSGAGSPGASVPAGGGDALGLNRIELLLDAHRPDEALRVLGPRLAQAPHDVQLLTLLGRIQAQRQDHEAMLQVANALVAVHPDGFFGHLLASEALFALKQYHSALHAAQRAVQQAPELDVCHRMVAWTASEVPGSQAVAWAAARHAVALDPLDADNHTCMGTIAMEQGDHQVAERAFAEALRLNPGDANARHNLGVMRSRQGRLADAAEDLLASAALDPHHDLLTRNLTAVVHQWMRRTHYGLVGLWLVMLIVTLSSPRGWDPWARLGVLVLSLAVGVWWTRLTLQRLGAGARGVIWRVVHRGATALRFWLMAAVVVMLVIGGVVPDPTLSLIVLRLTQYVIMISVAVSWTALARRRRS is encoded by the coding sequence GTGACCGCCGATTCGGGGGCAGGCTCGCCGGGGGCTTCGGTGCCGGCCGGTGGTGGTGATGCGCTCGGCCTGAACCGGATCGAGCTGTTGCTGGACGCCCACCGGCCGGACGAGGCGCTGCGGGTTCTGGGGCCGCGGCTCGCGCAGGCCCCTCACGACGTGCAGCTGCTGACCCTGCTCGGACGGATCCAGGCCCAACGCCAGGACCACGAGGCGATGCTGCAGGTGGCCAATGCACTGGTCGCGGTGCACCCCGACGGGTTCTTCGGGCACTTGCTGGCCTCGGAGGCCCTGTTCGCGCTGAAGCAGTACCACTCGGCCCTGCACGCCGCACAGCGTGCCGTTCAGCAGGCGCCCGAGCTGGACGTCTGTCATCGGATGGTGGCCTGGACGGCGAGCGAGGTGCCGGGGTCGCAGGCCGTGGCCTGGGCGGCGGCTCGTCACGCCGTGGCCCTCGATCCGTTGGACGCCGACAACCACACCTGCATGGGCACGATCGCCATGGAACAGGGTGATCACCAGGTGGCCGAGCGGGCCTTCGCCGAAGCGTTGCGGCTGAATCCCGGTGACGCGAACGCCCGCCACAACCTGGGCGTGATGCGCAGCCGGCAGGGGCGGCTCGCCGACGCGGCCGAGGACCTGCTCGCCAGCGCAGCCCTCGACCCGCACCACGACCTCTTGACGCGCAATCTCACCGCGGTGGTGCACCAGTGGATGCGCCGCACTCACTACGGACTGGTCGGATTGTGGCTGGTGATGTTGATCGTCACGTTGTCCTCCCCGCGGGGGTGGGACCCGTGGGCCCGGCTCGGCGTTCTGGTGCTGTCCCTGGCGGTGGGGGTGTGGTGGACCCGGCTCACGCTGCAGCGTCTCGGCGCCGGGGCGCGTGGGGTGATCTGGCGCGTGGTGCACCGTGGGGCGACCGCGCTGCGGTTCTGGTTGATGGCGGCCGTCGTGGTGATGTTGGTCATCGGCGGCGTGGTGCCGGACCCGACGCTCAGCCTGATCGTCCTACGGCTGACCCAGTATGTGATCATGATCAGTGTCGCGGTGAGCTGGACGGCCCTGGCCCGACGGCGTCGCTCCTGA
- a CDS encoding CBS domain-containing protein has product MRITDVLRGKGGDVATIGPDQTVQALLDALAEHRVGALVVSEDGSTVAGIVSERDVVRHLQARGASLLAQPVRSIMTSEVHTCAPDTYVRDLMVLMTERRVRHVPVVTDGRMTGIVSIGDVVKHRMGELQSERDHLTAYIQS; this is encoded by the coding sequence ATGCGGATCACCGACGTTCTCCGGGGCAAGGGTGGCGACGTCGCCACCATCGGCCCCGACCAGACGGTCCAGGCGCTGCTCGACGCCCTCGCCGAACACCGAGTGGGCGCCCTCGTGGTCTCCGAGGACGGCAGCACCGTCGCGGGCATCGTCAGCGAGCGCGACGTGGTGCGCCACCTGCAGGCCCGCGGCGCGAGCCTGCTCGCCCAGCCGGTGCGATCGATCATGACCTCCGAGGTGCACACGTGTGCCCCGGACACCTATGTCCGCGACCTCATGGTGCTCATGACCGAACGTCGCGTGCGTCACGTTCCGGTGGTGACCGATGGCCGGATGACCGGCATCGTCAGCATCGGGGACGTGGTCAAGCACCGCATGGGTGAGTTGCAGTCCGAGCGCGATCACCTGACGGCCTACATCCAGAGCTGA
- a CDS encoding CYTH domain-containing protein, with protein sequence MNTPRPDGREATPTIATEIELKFELPELYTLPDLSGISPAVMMSDPREQQLDALYFDTDHLALARRGITLRRRSGGSDAGWHLKLPRAAGERIEVRLPALPEPADGSRQVPAVLAERLGAYVTGIELRPVARLRTHRIVYPVLDADQQTLAEIAVDEVRSTILVQPPVLPDSVWRELEVELVAGDRRLLHQLRDVVVASGAMAARATSKLERALGELLRDTAETSPASARGHEFAVAAHLHGAAAHWHRRLDAVTAMRDTVTSRRQVSDQHPRAW encoded by the coding sequence ATGAACACCCCCAGGCCCGACGGCCGTGAGGCGACACCGACGATCGCCACCGAGATCGAGCTGAAGTTCGAGCTACCGGAGCTCTACACCCTCCCCGACCTCTCGGGGATCTCCCCGGCGGTCATGATGAGTGACCCTCGGGAACAGCAGCTCGACGCACTGTACTTCGACACCGATCACCTGGCCCTGGCTCGGCGCGGGATCACCCTGCGTCGGCGCAGCGGAGGCTCGGACGCCGGCTGGCACCTGAAACTCCCCCGCGCTGCGGGAGAACGGATCGAGGTCCGGCTGCCGGCCCTACCGGAGCCCGCCGACGGCAGCCGGCAGGTGCCAGCCGTCCTCGCCGAACGCCTCGGCGCCTATGTCACAGGCATCGAACTGCGGCCCGTGGCACGGCTGAGAACGCACCGGATCGTGTATCCCGTCCTGGACGCCGACCAGCAGACGCTGGCCGAGATCGCCGTGGACGAGGTGCGATCGACGATCCTCGTGCAGCCCCCGGTCCTGCCGGACTCGGTCTGGCGCGAACTCGAGGTCGAGCTGGTGGCCGGGGACCGCCGCCTGCTCCACCAGCTCCGTGACGTCGTGGTTGCCTCCGGCGCGATGGCGGCTCGGGCCACCTCCAAGCTCGAGCGTGCCCTCGGCGAGCTGCTGCGAGATACGGCCGAAACCTCCCCGGCGTCCGCACGAGGTCACGAGTTCGCGGTCGCGGCTCACCTCCACGGCGCAGCGGCGCACTGGCACAGGCGCCTGGACGCCGTGACGGCGATGAGGGACACCGTCACCTCCCGACGTCAGGTCTCGGATCAACACCCCCGAGCGTGGTAG
- a CDS encoding DUF4032 domain-containing protein, translating into MTTPPGAAPASLHITAVSDPALLDLPWHLALEDWPDDLLAALPRGISRHVVRFVRLSGSVIAIKEINTQLASREYSLLRMLRRLGLPAVEPVGVVSGRRDASGEPLESALITRHLQFSLPYRALFSQALREDTATRLVDALAVLLVRLHLAGFYWGDVSLSNTLFRRDAGAFAAYLVDAETGDLHDELSRGQREYDVELAGMNIAGELMDLQAGRLLDEAFDAVGIIEVITSRYTSLWAELTRPESFEAGERWRVDARIRRLNELGFDVGELTLSTDITGTSVLIEPKVVDAGHHSRRLLRLTGLDVGENQARRLLNDMDTYIASTGQQGGDEEILAHEWLTRCFELVVRAVPRTLASKLEPAELYHEVLEHRWYLSERRGHDVGLQEAVNSYIGGVLPLKPDESAVVGVDTGEMPVVADD; encoded by the coding sequence ATGACCACGCCTCCCGGTGCGGCGCCCGCGAGCCTGCACATCACGGCCGTGTCCGACCCGGCCCTGCTCGACCTGCCGTGGCACCTGGCCCTCGAGGACTGGCCCGACGACCTGCTCGCCGCGCTTCCCCGCGGCATCTCCCGCCACGTCGTCCGATTCGTGCGGTTGTCCGGTTCGGTGATCGCCATCAAGGAGATCAACACCCAGCTGGCCTCCCGGGAGTACAGCCTGCTGCGCATGCTGCGTCGGCTCGGGCTGCCGGCTGTCGAGCCGGTCGGGGTGGTGAGCGGGCGGCGTGATGCCTCGGGTGAACCGCTGGAGTCGGCGCTGATCACTCGGCACCTGCAGTTCTCGCTGCCCTACCGCGCCCTGTTCTCCCAGGCGTTGCGCGAGGACACGGCGACCCGGTTGGTGGATGCGCTCGCGGTCCTGCTGGTTCGACTGCACCTGGCCGGCTTCTACTGGGGCGACGTGTCGTTGTCGAACACCCTGTTCCGGCGTGACGCCGGTGCCTTCGCGGCATATCTGGTGGACGCCGAGACCGGCGATCTGCACGACGAGCTGTCCCGCGGCCAACGCGAGTACGACGTCGAACTGGCAGGCATGAACATCGCCGGTGAGTTGATGGATCTGCAGGCCGGCAGACTGCTCGACGAGGCCTTCGACGCGGTCGGCATCATCGAGGTGATCACCTCGCGGTACACCTCGCTGTGGGCCGAGCTGACCCGACCGGAGTCGTTCGAGGCCGGCGAGCGGTGGCGGGTCGACGCCCGGATCCGGCGGTTGAACGAGTTGGGCTTCGACGTCGGCGAGCTCACCCTGAGCACCGACATCACGGGCACCTCGGTGCTGATCGAGCCGAAGGTGGTGGACGCCGGTCACCACTCCCGTCGGCTGCTCCGCCTGACCGGCCTGGACGTCGGCGAGAACCAGGCCCGTCGCCTGCTGAACGACATGGACACCTACATCGCCTCGACAGGCCAGCAGGGCGGCGATGAGGAGATCCTGGCCCATGAGTGGCTGACCCGATGCTTCGAATTGGTGGTGCGGGCGGTGCCCCGGACGCTGGCCAGCAAGCTCGAGCCCGCCGAGCTCTACCACGAGGTACTCGAACACCGGTGGTATCTGTCCGAACGCCGTGGCCATGACGTCGGTCTGCAGGAGGCCGTGAACAGCTACATCGGGGGCGTCCTGCCACTCAAACCCGACGAGAGCGCCGTGGTCGGGGTGGACACCGGCGAGATGCCGGTGGTGGCCGACGACTGA
- a CDS encoding DUF3349 domain-containing protein, producing MSTPTPRRHRFMRWLRWGYDGPRPRERLVILHLLDPTPTDREVRSVARQAVQRAEAAGLDVVTEYDVRALVFERTAGPVTDEAVVRVASELARRGWRLRPTVPVTEVDDMVIETDVEPPGTPGEQWRRTLHG from the coding sequence ATGAGCACCCCAACACCCCGTCGCCATCGCTTCATGCGCTGGCTGCGCTGGGGATACGACGGCCCGCGACCGCGAGAACGCCTGGTCATCCTGCACCTGCTCGATCCCACGCCGACTGATCGCGAGGTGCGCTCGGTCGCGCGACAAGCCGTGCAGCGAGCCGAGGCCGCCGGACTCGATGTGGTCACCGAGTACGACGTCCGCGCCCTGGTCTTCGAGCGCACCGCTGGTCCGGTGACCGATGAGGCCGTGGTTCGGGTGGCATCCGAACTGGCCCGCCGAGGCTGGCGACTGCGGCCCACGGTGCCGGTGACCGAGGTGGACGACATGGTCATCGAGACGGACGTCGAGCCGCCCGGGACGCCGGGCGAGCAGTGGCGGCGGACCCTGCACGGCTGA